One stretch of Rhodopirellula islandica DNA includes these proteins:
- a CDS encoding 6-pyruvoyl trahydropterin synthase family protein has protein sequence MSATFRVDVSKEQFIFSAAHFITFAGDICERIHGHNYGVRVSVEGPLDENRYVVDFIALRDAVLKQTQALDHHVILPRDHKEILITQDETETTARFRERRWVFPNEDCILLPVINTTAEEIARVIAENVREQTREQFGDALSSIEVAVDENAGQWGICKLPWNE, from the coding sequence ATGTCAGCCACGTTTCGCGTCGACGTCTCCAAAGAACAATTCATTTTCTCCGCTGCACACTTCATCACGTTCGCGGGCGACATTTGCGAGCGCATTCATGGGCACAATTACGGCGTCCGAGTCAGCGTGGAAGGGCCGCTGGATGAGAACCGTTACGTCGTCGACTTCATCGCCCTGCGCGATGCCGTGCTGAAGCAAACCCAGGCACTCGACCACCACGTGATCCTGCCACGCGATCACAAAGAGATCTTGATCACGCAGGACGAGACCGAAACCACCGCACGTTTTCGAGAACGACGCTGGGTCTTTCCCAACGAGGACTGCATCCTCTTGCCGGTGATCAACACCACGGCAGAGGAGATCGCTCGTGTGATCGCAGAAAACGTTCGCGAACAAACACGAGAACAATTCGGCGATGCATTGTCATCGATCGAAGTCGCCGTCGATGAAAACGCTGGCCAATGGGGCATCTGCAAACTGCCCTGGAACGAATGA
- a CDS encoding RNA polymerase sigma factor: MDTMKITPDFTTTVSPTDGNAIVRNSASPSASGQTVAQLVIAAQGGDQLAFGDLFERYRPIIVALAISRVRNLHEAEELTQDVFIQAMQKLDQLRVPEAFGGWLRQIVHRMAINRFSRQRTATACDPETLEATCVDDTTPENVAQDREQAAAVRSGIARLGTLDRQTLNAFYLNGQSLIEMSDAFDAPVGTIKRRLHTARRRLAETLQDEMAFGDSADDRADESPAVLPMPSARDRSDDTLGDSALIAQAV; the protein is encoded by the coding sequence ATGGACACCATGAAGATCACCCCTGATTTCACGACCACCGTTTCGCCGACTGACGGCAACGCTATCGTTCGCAACTCCGCGTCCCCATCTGCCTCGGGTCAAACCGTGGCCCAATTGGTGATCGCCGCTCAAGGCGGAGACCAATTGGCATTTGGTGACTTGTTCGAACGGTACCGACCCATCATCGTCGCTTTGGCGATCAGCCGCGTTCGCAACTTGCACGAAGCCGAAGAATTGACCCAAGACGTGTTCATCCAAGCGATGCAAAAACTGGATCAACTTCGCGTGCCAGAAGCGTTTGGTGGATGGTTGCGTCAGATCGTGCACCGCATGGCGATCAATCGGTTCAGCCGACAACGAACCGCCACCGCGTGCGATCCAGAAACCCTGGAAGCGACTTGCGTCGATGACACCACGCCTGAAAACGTGGCGCAAGATCGAGAGCAAGCTGCGGCGGTACGAAGCGGGATCGCACGCCTGGGAACCTTGGACCGTCAAACGCTCAATGCGTTTTATCTCAATGGACAATCGTTGATTGAGATGAGCGACGCGTTCGATGCCCCGGTCGGAACGATCAAGCGTCGTTTGCACACCGCGCGACGTCGACTGGCAGAAACGCTGCAAGACGAAATGGCTTTTGGGGATTCGGCGGACGACCGTGCCGACGAATCCCCGGCCGTCTTGCCGATGCCATCAGCCCGCGACCGGTCGGATGACACCCTCGGTGACTCCGCCCTGATCGCGCAAGCGGTCTGA
- a CDS encoding alpha/beta hydrolase translates to MHRVICLVACLSLLAETSLFAESPVVQADDKATPKKAKKKPAPFAWVNPIPKQRQHPSLKHGTFQSPSLKRDVGYAVLLPPGYSSGASAKRFPVVYYLHGGRPGSETKSLALVPLIHSAMESEQVPGMIYVFVNGGPVSHYNIPGEPAKQGADVFIKELIPHIDATYRTIADREHRGIEGFSQGGRGTMRLSLRHPELFCSAAAGGGGYETERKISESGGRESATLVFAEGDNTWDLARAYSKTKTPKVDWMIYVGTKGFNYQNNLEYMKFLTSLGIPFERIVVPEVPHSGLKIYEQRCVELMQFHAANFR, encoded by the coding sequence ATGCACCGCGTCATTTGCTTGGTAGCCTGTTTGTCATTGCTGGCAGAAACCTCCTTGTTCGCTGAATCGCCTGTGGTGCAAGCCGATGACAAGGCAACGCCCAAGAAGGCGAAGAAGAAGCCGGCGCCGTTTGCTTGGGTGAATCCGATTCCGAAGCAAAGGCAACACCCGTCGCTCAAGCATGGAACGTTCCAAAGTCCATCGTTGAAGCGAGACGTGGGGTACGCGGTTTTGTTGCCGCCTGGGTATTCCAGTGGCGCATCGGCCAAGCGTTTTCCCGTTGTCTATTACTTGCATGGTGGACGGCCAGGCAGCGAGACAAAGTCACTCGCGTTGGTTCCGTTGATCCATTCCGCGATGGAATCAGAGCAGGTTCCGGGCATGATCTACGTCTTCGTCAATGGTGGGCCGGTCAGCCACTACAACATCCCTGGTGAACCAGCCAAGCAGGGTGCGGACGTGTTCATCAAAGAGTTGATCCCGCACATCGATGCAACTTATCGAACGATCGCTGACCGTGAGCACCGTGGAATCGAAGGGTTCTCGCAGGGCGGGCGCGGAACGATGCGATTGTCGCTGCGTCACCCGGAATTGTTTTGCAGTGCGGCGGCAGGTGGTGGCGGTTATGAAACCGAACGCAAAATCAGCGAGTCAGGAGGTCGCGAGTCAGCGACTCTTGTTTTTGCAGAAGGCGACAACACTTGGGATTTGGCACGAGCCTATTCCAAAACGAAGACGCCCAAGGTGGATTGGATGATTTACGTTGGGACCAAAGGTTTCAACTACCAGAACAATCTGGAGTACATGAAGTTTCTGACCTCGCTGGGGATCCCGTTTGAACGTATCGTTGTCCCAGAGGTGCCACACTCGGGATTGAAAATCTACGAGCAGCGATGTGTTGAGCTCATGCAGTTCCACGCAGCGAATTTTCGCTGA
- a CDS encoding Gfo/Idh/MocA family protein: MKSARSVVSSATPTPSQPKLGATVDRRQWMQWTGATMGLAATSHLSAPVAKAAKDIDPDRPLNLAVIGIANRGAANVAGVQSQNLVALCDVDANYLKAGGERFPKAKLYRDYREMLREETELDGVVISTPDHHHAPATIRAIEQGLNVYCEKPLTHTVAEARAIRLAAKEAGVVTQMGTQIHAGGNYRRVVEMIQDGVIGNVTRVHVWVGKGWGATELPVPQGEAPDNVDWDLWLGPAPKIAYTPGLHPASWRRYRAYGAGTLGDMGCHYVDLPFWALGLHLPSSVVADGPPPSDDYCPTGLKVRYHFDATDKHDELDLTWYDGDRSPKELEGISVPGSGVLFVGDKGMMIATYGSYTLLPKDKFADFKPAAPRIADSIGHHMEWMQAIRGQGTPLCQFDYSGPLTETVLLGTVAHQCGRELKFNASDMVCTGDEQATSLLSKNYREGWSVDAAARTTV, translated from the coding sequence ATGAAATCCGCCCGCTCTGTCGTCTCGTCCGCCACCCCCACGCCATCACAGCCGAAATTGGGAGCGACGGTCGATCGTCGTCAATGGATGCAGTGGACCGGGGCCACCATGGGACTGGCCGCCACGTCACACCTGAGTGCACCGGTGGCGAAAGCCGCCAAGGACATTGACCCCGACCGGCCGTTGAACTTGGCCGTCATTGGGATCGCCAATCGCGGTGCTGCCAACGTGGCTGGGGTGCAGTCTCAGAACTTGGTCGCGCTCTGTGATGTTGATGCAAACTATTTGAAGGCGGGCGGAGAACGATTCCCAAAAGCCAAGCTGTATCGCGATTACCGCGAAATGCTTCGGGAAGAAACCGAGCTGGATGGGGTGGTGATCAGCACGCCGGATCATCATCACGCACCCGCAACCATTCGAGCGATTGAGCAAGGGCTGAACGTCTATTGCGAAAAGCCTTTGACTCACACCGTTGCTGAGGCTCGCGCCATTCGACTGGCGGCCAAGGAAGCAGGGGTGGTGACTCAAATGGGAACGCAGATTCATGCCGGTGGAAACTACCGCCGTGTGGTGGAGATGATCCAAGACGGGGTGATCGGCAACGTCACTCGAGTTCACGTGTGGGTTGGCAAGGGCTGGGGCGCGACTGAGTTGCCCGTGCCTCAAGGTGAAGCACCCGACAACGTTGACTGGGATCTGTGGCTTGGCCCCGCACCCAAAATCGCCTACACGCCAGGTTTGCACCCTGCTTCATGGCGCCGTTATCGTGCCTACGGTGCTGGCACACTCGGAGACATGGGGTGTCACTACGTTGACTTGCCATTCTGGGCATTGGGTTTGCATCTTCCATCGAGTGTTGTTGCGGATGGGCCACCCCCATCGGATGACTACTGCCCAACCGGTTTGAAGGTCCGCTATCACTTCGATGCAACCGACAAGCATGACGAGTTGGATCTGACTTGGTACGACGGTGACCGTTCGCCCAAAGAACTGGAAGGCATCTCGGTGCCAGGCAGTGGCGTTCTGTTTGTGGGCGACAAGGGAATGATGATCGCGACATACGGCAGTTACACGCTGCTTCCCAAAGACAAGTTCGCGGACTTCAAACCAGCGGCTCCGCGGATTGCTGATTCGATCGGTCACCACATGGAATGGATGCAAGCGATCCGAGGGCAGGGCACTCCGCTTTGCCAATTTGATTATTCCGGACCGTTGACCGAAACGGTTTTGCTGGGCACCGTCGCTCACCAATGCGGGCGGGAGTTGAAATTCAATGCTTCGGACATGGTTTGCACGGGCGACGAGCAGGCCACCTCGCTGTTGAGCAAAAACTACCGCGAGGGCTGGTCGGTGGATGCGGCGGCCCGCACGACCGTATAG
- a CDS encoding membrane protein yields the protein MKTKKHRGSFMLRFMVFGFSVAVGLLAFWLLGYIVRDIDRVQGPNYSQMLDEGLPQELQDERQLLAAQLADLKQQIASAERRRQLTGQTTRDSQQTINQLLELKRNADENATSLSDGQQTALTDSLQLFLANQSQTQTLNAELSGLNDQLDDVERLRRENEQVITRESRPIADEYETLAEQHQWKLAAYKLALLIPMLLLCSWLFVRQAGGTYAMLVYALSGAVAARVLLVMHDHFPTIYFKYILILLSLAIATGVLVRLLRLIARPSRDWLLRQYREAYAHFFCPICDHPIQRGPLKFAVWTRRSLKKRTPVTVDGDAATFDQPYTCPSCETTLFHACQKCGGVRHSLLPACEKCGAGAEVEQEVGA from the coding sequence ATGAAGACCAAGAAACACCGCGGATCGTTCATGCTTCGCTTCATGGTTTTTGGATTCAGCGTCGCGGTTGGTTTGCTGGCGTTTTGGTTGCTCGGCTACATCGTTCGCGACATCGATCGTGTGCAGGGGCCGAACTACAGCCAGATGCTCGACGAGGGTTTGCCACAGGAATTGCAGGACGAGCGGCAATTGCTCGCGGCGCAGTTGGCGGATTTGAAGCAGCAGATCGCTTCGGCCGAACGACGGCGACAACTGACCGGGCAAACGACCCGCGACTCGCAGCAGACGATCAATCAACTGTTGGAACTGAAACGCAATGCGGATGAGAACGCAACGTCACTGAGCGATGGTCAGCAGACGGCTTTGACAGACAGCTTGCAATTGTTTTTGGCCAATCAGAGTCAAACACAAACGCTGAATGCCGAGCTGTCTGGTCTCAACGATCAGTTGGATGATGTGGAGCGGTTGCGGCGAGAGAACGAGCAAGTGATCACGCGTGAGAGTCGGCCCATTGCGGACGAGTACGAAACGCTTGCGGAACAACATCAATGGAAACTGGCGGCGTACAAGCTTGCGTTGTTGATTCCAATGTTGCTTCTCTGCAGTTGGTTGTTCGTGCGTCAAGCCGGCGGAACGTACGCGATGCTGGTGTATGCACTCAGTGGCGCCGTCGCCGCTCGTGTTTTGCTGGTGATGCACGATCACTTTCCTACGATCTACTTCAAGTACATTTTGATCTTGTTGTCGCTGGCCATTGCGACGGGAGTCTTGGTGCGGTTGCTGCGACTGATCGCCCGACCCAGTCGCGATTGGTTGCTGCGTCAGTACCGGGAAGCGTACGCTCACTTCTTCTGCCCGATATGCGACCACCCGATCCAACGTGGGCCATTGAAATTCGCGGTGTGGACGCGGCGGAGTTTGAAGAAACGCACTCCCGTCACGGTCGACGGCGATGCGGCCACATTCGACCAACCTTACACCTGCCCCAGTTGCGAAACGACGCTCTTTCACGCCTGTCAGAAATGCGGCGGCGTCCGTCACTCGCTCTTGCCCGCCTGTGAAAAATGTGGGGCAGGCGCGGAGGTTGAACAAGAGGTCGGTGCGTGA
- a CDS encoding nucleoside deaminase, whose translation MDPFLQAAFDEAHLGLQENGIPIGSVLVIDHEIVSRGHNRRIQSGSAILHAEMDCLERAGRLTASDYSRSTLYSTLSPCDMCSGAALLYKIPRIIVGENQTFQGPESYVRSRGVDLQIVNDPDCIELMQNFIRNRPTLWNEDIGLPTED comes from the coding sequence ATGGATCCGTTCTTACAAGCCGCGTTCGATGAAGCACACCTCGGCCTCCAAGAAAATGGGATCCCGATTGGCTCCGTGCTGGTGATCGACCATGAAATCGTTTCGCGTGGCCACAACCGACGCATCCAAAGTGGCAGTGCAATCTTGCACGCCGAGATGGATTGCCTGGAACGTGCCGGTCGCCTGACCGCAAGTGACTACTCACGATCCACGCTGTACTCGACGTTGTCGCCGTGTGACATGTGCAGCGGCGCGGCCCTGCTTTACAAAATCCCGCGAATCATCGTCGGCGAGAACCAAACCTTCCAAGGACCGGAATCCTACGTCCGCAGCCGTGGCGTCGACTTGCAGATCGTCAATGATCCGGATTGCATTGAGCTGATGCAGAACTTCATCCGAAACCGCCCAACGCTCTGGAACGAAGACATCGGCCTGCCAACGGAAGATTGA
- a CDS encoding addiction module protein translates to MLSALTPNEKIAAMDILWRDLSATSTQIVSPDWHGDVLATRSQNPSSEPPLGLDAAFDDVRDRLDARRTQG, encoded by the coding sequence ATGCTGTCAGCCTTGACGCCCAACGAAAAAATCGCCGCAATGGACATCCTGTGGCGGGATCTGTCTGCTACATCGACGCAAATAGTATCGCCCGATTGGCACGGAGACGTTCTGGCAACTCGGAGCCAGAACCCGTCTTCGGAACCACCATTGGGACTGGATGCCGCATTTGACGACGTCAGGGATCGGCTCGATGCACGTCGAACTCAGGGCTGA
- a CDS encoding ComF family protein, translating into MKSTNFLIEGVRNTGELLAPLLFPPVCVLCGELTGPASVRRNSSVDSSVTRRRFASFCQLCETSLVQSAPTMQSACLRCAWPASGHNDSGQGDSGQGDSGQGDSGQGELPCPECVRRESPFAFASATAVYRYHEVVRQAIIAAKYPRNTAIARELAVRLADRYRVGESRRLADKSGSPEPEAGGPGVLSPEVPGAKARAESGRSRVVTHVPSPFWRQFRRGGVGTGSLASRFAREMNFSFGSLLETTRAVQKQAFLDDMARRENVRGAFQVRRRWRKRLLGRDVLLVDDVMTTGATADEISRVLLDAGAARVDLLVVARAIRDAPK; encoded by the coding sequence GTGAAAAGCACCAACTTTTTGATCGAAGGCGTGCGAAATACCGGCGAATTGCTGGCCCCGCTGCTGTTTCCACCGGTCTGCGTGTTGTGTGGCGAGCTGACCGGACCGGCTTCGGTGCGGAGGAATTCCTCAGTGGATTCGTCTGTCACAAGGCGGCGATTCGCGTCCTTTTGCCAGCTCTGCGAAACCTCGCTGGTTCAGTCCGCTCCGACGATGCAGTCGGCTTGCCTGCGGTGTGCCTGGCCCGCTTCGGGACACAACGATTCGGGGCAGGGCGATTCGGGGCAGGGCGATTCGGGGCAGGGCGATTCGGGGCAGGGCGAGTTGCCGTGCCCAGAATGTGTGCGACGAGAATCGCCGTTTGCATTCGCGTCCGCCACGGCCGTTTACCGGTATCACGAGGTGGTTCGCCAAGCGATCATCGCGGCAAAGTACCCTCGCAACACAGCGATCGCTCGCGAATTGGCGGTCCGGTTGGCGGATCGCTACCGTGTGGGAGAATCCCGCCGATTGGCGGACAAGTCTGGCTCCCCCGAGCCTGAAGCCGGCGGCCCAGGAGTCCTCAGCCCCGAGGTGCCCGGGGCGAAGGCGCGGGCGGAATCAGGGCGTTCGCGGGTCGTGACGCATGTGCCCAGCCCGTTTTGGCGTCAGTTTCGGCGGGGCGGTGTCGGGACCGGTTCGCTGGCCAGTCGCTTCGCTCGAGAGATGAATTTCTCGTTTGGATCGCTGTTGGAAACCACGCGTGCAGTACAAAAGCAGGCGTTCCTGGACGACATGGCTCGTCGTGAAAATGTGCGGGGAGCGTTTCAGGTTCGACGACGCTGGAGAAAACGACTGCTGGGGCGAGATGTTCTTTTGGTCGATGATGTGATGACAACCGGCGCGACCGCCGATGAAATCTCTCGGGTGTTGTTGGATGCTGGTGCTGCTCGAGTGGATTTGCTGGTGGTTGCTCGTGCGATTCGTGACGCACCAAAATGA